One region of Agelaius phoeniceus isolate bAgePho1 chromosome 12, bAgePho1.hap1, whole genome shotgun sequence genomic DNA includes:
- the RNF166 gene encoding E3 ubiquitin-protein ligase RNF166 isoform X2, translated as MPAALPAGAQGPPVPPGFVGNACSPACRCSGPPCAPRFCGECLQPCLQVPSPLCPLCRVPFDPKKVEKASSVEKQLSSYKAPCRGCSKKVTLAKMRSHISSCAKVQEQMANCPKFVPVVPTSQPIPSNIPNRSTFVCPYCGARNLDQQELVKHCMENHRNDPNKVVCPVCSAMPWGDPSYKSANFLQHLLHRHKFSYDTFVDYNIDEEAALQAALALSLSEN; from the exons atgcctgcagccctgcctgcaggtgctcagggcccccctgtgcccccaggttTTGTGGGGaatgcctgcagccctgcctgcaggtgctcagggcccccctgtgcccccaggttTTGTGGGGaatgcctgcagccctgcctgcaggtgCCCTCCCCGCTGTGCCCGCTCTGCCGCGTGCCCTTCGACCCCAAGAaggtggagaaggcttccagcGTGGAGAAACAGCTCTCGTCCTACAAggctccctgcagaggctgcagcaagAAG GTGACCCTGGCCAAAATGCGCTCTCACATCTCGTCCTGCGCCAAGGTGCAGGAGCAGATGGCCAACTGCCCCAAGTTTGTTCCAGTGGTCCCCACATCCCAGCCTATTCCCAG CAACATTCCCAACCGCTCCACGTTCGTGTGTCCGTACTGCGGGGCGCGGAACCTGgaccagcaggagctggtgaaGCACTGCATGGAGAACCACAGGAATGACCCCAACAAAGTG GTGTGCCCGGTGTGCTCGGCCATGCCCTGGGGGGATCCCAGCTACAAGAGTGCCAActtcctgcagcacctgctccACAGGCACAAGTTCTCCTACGACACCTTCGTG GATTACAACATCGACGAGGAGGCAGCgttgcaggcagccctggctctgtccctctctgagAACTGA